The Vespula pensylvanica isolate Volc-1 chromosome 3, ASM1446617v1, whole genome shotgun sequence nucleotide sequence GGCTAGTGTTTTCATTAACAACAAAAGGTcagatttttttctcatatgcGTACACTTTCATTCTCTgcatagaaaaattaattgtattattactattatatgaGTGTGTATCGTAcgtgtgcatgtatatgtgtacgtataatgGATGTACGTGTACATCAATGAGTACGTCAAGTGCGTTAATCATTTagtaaatgaaacaaaaaaaaaagaagaagaagtatttACATAGTGcgtattttcattcgttattacAATATCAATTATCTTCGGTTAACGAATACGATGTTAATTATAACTGTACTAACTTTTGTATTTACATGTAAAATCAGATATACACAGATGTATGTACAGAAAGAGTGcattaaaattttagaaaatatactaTACGACCACTACTTGCACattgattaaaaaacaatcaagtgacaaaaatattattaaagtctCGTGCATGCTTTTCAAACGATTACGTATACTTGCCTTCGAAGAGCCTTTGGTGTATCATGTGCGATGAAAGCTTTGTCATCGTTAAAAGCTGGTTCGTAGATCTTTACCGATCGTTCGCAACGTGGACCAGTCTTTCCGTACGGGCAGTAACAATCAAAACCAGCCTCCTTCTCCACGCACTTTCCTTCTCCGCAGGCGCCTGTAAAAAGTTCGTGTCGTGTACGTGCTCGCGCGTATTTTGTCCCGTTATGCACGCACTATTTGAATACACACATTCTGCACGTCGCGTTTTCGTTACGTTCTACGAAGTTTATAACGCATAATTTTTACCTGGATAGCAAGATTGTCCGACAAAGTTACAATGTTTCCCATTAAATCCAGCTCTACATAAACACATATAACCGTTCTTTGTAGCTGCCTCCTGGCAAACTCCACCATTATTGCATGGATTTTCGGCGCACGTTTCGCAAGTCGTTATCCCTACGTTACCCGTTTGATCTCCGATTAAATCAATTTCCTTTTCACCAATGACTAGTCTGCTGATACAACCAATGAATCCGATATTCGAAACAGCCTCTTTGATAACAATACTGTGATTTGGAACTCCACCGATATAAAGTGGACCCTTAAGATCTAATCCTTGTCTTCGACCAGCCGATACTCCTCTGTACGGTCCTTGACCATCGACTAGCATCGTTACTTCCTTTCTAACACGttgaattttaatcgtatGCCATTGACCCAAAGTAACCGATTTATCCGCCAATATAACAGCTGATCCAGAACCAAGGTCAAATCTAGCagtttataacaattatacatattacacatatattttcacACGTGCGTAGATATAATAcgtaacgaaaaataatatgtacttGAATTGTGGATATCCTCCTACTAGGGATAGAAGAATGAAATCCCCATTACCGTGATTCGATTCGGCATTGTATAAGATAATGCCGTCATAATTCTCCGGTTTGAAAGATATCTCAATATTGAACTTGAGATATGAATCAGGTAATGGAGGCAAAGCTATGTAACTCTCTGGCGCTTGACTGAAGTTAGGTACGACTCCCGTTACGACGAGCACGGTCGGTACTTCTAAATTTACTTTATCGTTGTTTGCTATACAAATGTATGTTCCTGCATCTTCGGCTTTGACATTTTTCAGTTTCAATGTATTCTGTTAAGAGCGtcgaaagggaaaataaatattcataaatccTATTAAAGTTACGCCGGAATACTTTCGTTGTACCTGGTAAGTTTCTGTGTCCAGAGATAACAATCCACCAAGTTTGTTCCATTGGAATTTAACAGGTGGTTCAAGATCAACGTGACAATCCATTTCAATACTAGATCCGTAAGGTGCCAACTTCGTTTCAATTGCTGGCCCATCGTTATGTCCACCTAGATAAAGATATGAAAAGACGATAACTCGgcatagaaatattttgtagCCGCTATTCATTGTTCCTATCATATTTATACTTACAAAGAATGCAACGGATGgcattgataaaataaacacGTTATATTCGCACACATTAGTTACATATGGACAATTGAATTTACagtaaatgaaatatcataaatcgatgaaaaatgtttgatatttACCATGTACAATGAGATTGAAATCTTCCTCAAAGATGCCTTGCGGAGTCATTACTGTACATTTGTAGGTACCGCTATCGCTGACGGCTACGTTGGACAATCTAAGAATATTTTCGTACGTTTGAGCATTCGCTGGTAAATCCGGATGGTTCGGTCTGGACCATCGATAGTGCGGACTAGGAATACCCGAACACGCGCAACGTATGTCAACCGTATCTCCGATATTTACAGGATCTTGAGATGCCTCGATGGTAAGTGCAGGTGCAACGGCAGCTGAAATTTAACAGTCGCTATTACTCAAGCTGTATAATTTCTCccgtaaatatttacatacagattagtattttcaattttttttcggaGCTTCAACGTTCGTGAAAGAAATTGTACATTTTACCGTTGTAacgtaaatgtaaaatttctttttaaaaggtCAACTTCGTCAATGTTAAAACTTAAACATCTAAAACAAGGCGAGCGATTCTTACGCACaaggaaaaaatttgattCGAGACCGATCGTTTGACAGGATATCTGGCATTTCATCCAATTTAATAATCCTTTCGATAGTATTACactaaagtaaaaataatgtatattacgCATAGTATCGTACATGCAAGTAACATGCGTCAACGGCCGCGGTATTATCTCTAACTAGGTAGGAAGGGTCAAGGGAGGAGTTGGACGAAATTTGGTACGTCGTATGGAAAGTAATCCAACGATGTTGTCTACGTCGGCTCGAAACATAAATGACATATATAAGATGTTTAGGAATGGGGATAATAAAATGTTGACGATCgaatagatcgatcgaataagaaTAGGCAACACAAAGAATagtgctaaaaaaaaaagataagacaaaaatataatctatactACGAGACGTCACACGACACACAAATCTCAAAACAAACCGCGTCGTCTTTGAAGAAATTGGCGATATTGCGGGATGCGGCAGAAGCGTTCGTCAGTACCATCGTTGCATTGAGCATAGCCGTCGCAAAAGTAATCCAAATGAATGCATTGTTGACTGTAGCACTTATACTCCCCGGGTCTGCACTGCGATCGGTACACTGGCATGCAATCCGCAAGCAAATTAACTACTAAATCATATAACGCGAGCTTTGTAAAAATCTAATTTGAAGAAGTCCTTCATTGAAACCATTATTgcaatgatctttttttttatgataaatatttcactACTGATACCATTTCTAATATGACAAGCTGCATGACAGAttttgaaaaacaaacaaaaaaacaaagaaaagtaacCGCGCCTCGTAATATATCGTTACTCGAGTAGTTCtcgtcgaacgaacgaaaaagaattttcattgtttGGCTGAAACGTCACGTTGGAAAATGTTTGAACGATCTCGTATCGACGAATGTCGAGAgattgttagaaaaagaaagaagaaaaaaagaataataaaacaaaggcagcgatgtaataaattaacaatgttattaaaaaagtaattaaaaaagctgaaaagagagaaagaaagaaagaaagaaagagaagagaaaaaaagatccaaGTTTGTAGGAATCAGATTCTttgagagaaatatttaagatcGATCTACGTCAGCGGTATTAGACGATACTTGTTAATGAGATTGAGCATAAATTACGATAATACTTTATAAAGTTTAACTGAAGTGGCaagcatatgtatgtaccaaTGCACTACTTACGTATCACATTCAAATTAATGTAATCACTGGAAACTCCATGGGAGTTACGAATTTGACAAATATATCTTCCACTGTCTTCTGGTTTGACTTGCGTTAATTCTAAATAGTCTTCGCCAATTCGACCGTGTAAAGGCAAAAATTGACCCTCTCTACTCCATTCTATCACGGCGTGTTCCCTGATCTCGCAACGCAAACGTACAGAATTACCTGGATACGTCGTAATGTCTCTTTGGGTGGCGCGAATGCTCGTGTCGTCGTAAGAATGTTCTGAGAAAAGGTAATACGGTGAATAATGGTATCCGAGTGAGATCCATCGGAACGAATTCGATACGCGTTTATCGAGATCGAAAAAGATGACGAACCGTTAACTATGACTTCCGCTACCGCCTCTGCCGTGCCCGCCTCGTTCGTGGCCTTGCAAACGTACTTTCCAGCATCCGAATACGTTATACCGTGGAATTGCAAAACGCCATTATCATTAGATACGGAATACGGAAGTGGCCGTCCTATAGCTTCCCATTGAATGTGAAGAGGCTCGTCGCCGGTCGCGGTGCACGTTATAGAAGGATTTTTACCAGGTCCAACGGTTTGACGGGTTGGATTAAGCTCGATCCTAGGTGGAgctgaaaaaggagaaagaagaaatatcagaTATTCCTCTAACGCGGATAATTTTTCGCTTCCTTTACAATCGCACTTCTCGGAATACCCACATATGATTTCCAGATGAGATTTAGCTTTGAAAATGACCGTGCCGGCAGGATTTAAGCCAAGACAGATGTATTCCCCTGCGGCATTTTTGTCGACCGTCGGAATGCTTAAAACGCCATTATGAACGGTACTGCCCTTCGGTAAGGCACGATGATCGCTCCTCTTCCAATCAAGATAAATCTGATCGCCATCTGGGGCAATCACCTGACAGCGCATTTCCACTTTACCGCTATTGGGAATTCTTAAAAAGTCTTCGGGAATCAATACGCCACCTTGATAAGGATATCTCTAAAATTACAACAACGTACGTCGTGATGATATACGGCTACGATAACTGGGGAAAAATTAgcaagaaaagatgaaaaaaagtgaTAAGCGTACGGGATCCTGAGTCGGCGGACGTCTGTTGTCGTTGTCACAAGTCATATCGCCTCGACAAGGCGTAGAGTCGATATCGTTGTCCTCGATGCGTATTTGGACACGGTCCTCTACTATGCCTACCGAGTTCGATGCTTGACAGGAGTAGGAACCTTCGTCGTCGGAGGACACCGAGAATATTTCGTATACCGCGCTTAACGGCGTCGCAGCTGTTTTGCTGTACGCATCGCTGTAAATGTAAGCAACGATTTCGCAAAAAAGACGActctttgaaagaaagatattcttCTTCGAAGAAGCGTAACTTACTACGTGGCCAATCCATTGACATGTTTACTCCAGGCAACGTTTGGCTGTGGATGGCCTACAGCGCTGCAAGTCAATCGCACCCTGTCTCCAAGTTTCACTTGCAAAATACCCGTCCTTGGCTCGATCGTAATAACAGGTATCGACTGTACTTCGATATGGGCTATCTCGGACGCGGAACCAACTTCGTTCGTGGCCGAGCACACGTAAGAACCACCGTCGTTTATCGTGATATTAGAGAGTCTCAATAATCCGCCAGGAAGTTGTTCGATGTTCGGAGCAAACGATCTGCCGTCTTGACGAGACCAATGGATCTCGGGAAGTGGAAGACCGGCTATGGCGCGACATTGCAAATCGGCAGAACCACCAAGGGTGACGGGCTGGATGTCTTTCGGATATAATTCGAGGACCGGAACTTCACGAGCTGCGAATTTGCGAATAAAAGTgtattcattcgttcgaaagCCGCCGTCTGCCGTGAGACGACGGCAAGGAACGATTtacaaatatgaaatttatgcCTTACGTTCGACCTCGACGATGGCACTAGCTTCGTAGCTGCCTATAGGACTACTGACACGACAAATATATACGCCTCGGTCAGAAACTTGCGCATTAATAATTCTGAGTGTATCTCCGACTTGTTGGACGTTCGAATTCATCGTTTCCGaaaatttattccatttcACTTGCAGACCCGCCTCTCCGCTCGTAACGCAACGTATCTCGGTCGACGTTCCTTGAGATATTATTTGTCTTTCAGGTTTGACTTTAACCGTCGGAGGATCTCTTCGTGGGATTATCGTTATTCTAGCGGTAGAATTCGTTTCCGTTCCTTTGTAACTGACAGCGATGCAGACGTATAAGCCGGAATCGTTGATCGTTGGATTATTGATTGTCAGAATGCCATCGCGCTGGGTCGCGGAGTAAGGTAGAGGCAAGCCGTCCGATCGAGTCCACGTTAGATTAGCACTTTGCGACGGGGTGCAGGTAAGCCTGACGACGTCTCCGATGGAGCCGATCCATTCGGCGGGTGTTATGATCGGAGCCAAGCCGGTAGCCGGAGGCCCTTCCGGATTTTCTGTGGATACGCGCGAATGTAGTCCCGTCTATCTACGTTATGTCTATACCGTTTACGATCATGGATACCTCTAACGTATAGAATCGTTGTTTTTTCCTCCACTCCGACGTTATTCTTAGCGATGCATTTGTATTCGGCTGCGTCGTTTCTCGAGGCAGCCGGGAGCCTCCAAACGCCGTTATGGAAGGAAGACTCCGAGCTGATGCTTCCATGAAGTCGAATCCATTCTACTTGCGGAGGAGGATTACCGTTGGCGTCGCAATGAAATTCTACCGGTTCTCCTTCCTTGACTTCGAGGTAAGGCGGCATGATTACGACTCGAGGTTTTACCGGATTCGCTCCTGAAATCGAATGCAACTGTCAACCTTGTCGTTAACCGTTTTTTACCTGGTATCGAGATATACCTGGTATCTCTAACAAACTTTTGGGAAAAGCTGCGTCCGTAAGAGACATTACCGATTTATTGCGTATATCGATCTACTTGTACTAATGTTATAACGTTAAAAACCTCTCGTTCGTACCTCCAACGGTAAGAGTGACTTTTTTGATTCCAATGTTTATTCCGTCGCTAACTTGACAAACGTATATACCGCTGTCGGACACTTTGACGTCTCTAATGATCAAGACTCCGTGAGAATCGTCTATGCTTCTACCGGATGGTAACTGACCGCCTTCCTTCTCCCAACGAATGTACAAAGAACCCTGTGTGACGTACAAGCGTGCGAGTAAGATTCATCGGGAACGATTCGAAGTAGAAGACTTACGTTGTCGAGCGATCTACCGCTGCAATGGTATCTGACGGTATTTCCAGTGTGCACGATTTGGAATTCTGGTTCTTGCACGAAAACGACGATCCTTGGTGGGGTAATAGTCGGTGTCGGAGGAGGAATCGTTGGAGGATATTCGACTAAAAAAGAATGTCAACGCGAAAATAGTTGCGATCTCGTACACGTAAATATAATCTGCTTGAAAACTCGTCTCTCCACTCTCGTGCATTTTTACACGACCGATCAAAGGAGCGAGACACTCGAACTCTCTCGTAATCCGGTCTACGCAACGGGCTACTTACCAACGTCTTGACAATTTTGTCCTGCGTATCCTGGCAAGCAATTACACTTGACGTGTCCGGACCTATTGATCTCGCAGTTTTCTTCGTTGTTGTTGCACGGACAGGGATTGCAAGAGCCAAGAACGCTAAAAGCTCTGTCACTGGTATCTCTGTAATATCCACGGGCGCAAGTTTCGCAAGACGTTCCGACGTAACCAGCTGGACAACGACACGCTTCGACTTGAGTCGCTCTTCTGTGTCCGGTGAAGTTTTCTACCGCCGTGTCGAGACTAATGTCGCTGATGTAAGTCGCCGTCATTTTTTCACTGTGAGAAGCTCGTACCAGAATAGCTTCGATATTGGAAAGAACCGTCATCATGTCCGTACGAGAAGCACTGCGTGGTCCCGCCGTCGTCAATCGTTTCCACTCCGATTCTCTCAGTGGGACGGAGTAGGTCTGAAACGAAAGTCGAACTGTGTATTCGAAATATCTCTCCCCACCGTCCCCTCCGCCTTCTTTCGTACGAACCAGCGGTATGTCCGGTAAAACGTCTGTTGGATTAGTCCAGAACAACGTGATGCCGTTTCCAACGAGTAAAATGTCTTGATCTTTGTAGCTTTGTGCGCCGGGCTGCGCAGTGATGTGCTGAGTCAAAGTCAAACTGCCGGCGTAGCTTTTTACTTGATTACCGGTGAAAGCGGATGGCAAAGACCAAAACAGTCTGCGACTACGGTTGTCGGGATAGCGATATCCAATTTCGTTCATAGCAACGTTCAAGTCGAAGCCGTCGTCTATAACGTCTTGTCTCGTGctaatttgaaaagaattaaGTAAATGTTTGCGTCAAGTCGTCGCTCTTACCGTAGGTTATACTCGTTATAGGTAGATCGTTGTCGTCGATCGCAAAAGCATTAAACGCGATGAACTTACTCGTCGGTAAGGGTAAATCCATGATGGGAATCGTAAACCCATATCGGAATCTGTTGAACGTAGAGCGAACTTTCGTGACATTGTTTGGTCACGCCGCTGCAGTAACACTCGTTACAACCGTCCGTATTTTCAGCGGACAATCCAAAGGTAGACGGACGACATCTGTTGCATTCCGGTCCCTCGACGTTCCTCTTGCACTCGCAGCGACCGCCGAAACACGAAGCGCTACGAGATCCAGCTTCGTTGCAGGTGCACTGTACGGGATCGGTTCTGCGCGTACAATCGTTGGCGGTACCACGAGTCGCGTCTCCTTCGTATCCGGGTTCGCATCTTTCGCAGTATTCCCCGGTAGTGTGATCGGCACAATTCTTAGAAAGATTAGATCAGAATCGTTGGTACATCAAATTGATGCGAAACGCGATACGACACGATCGATGAACGTCTTTCATTTACCTCGCACAGTCCGCTCTCGGGATCGCACTGACTCGAGTGCCCGTTGCAATTACAAGGCTCGCAAATTCCAAGATACAGGCCTTCCATGGCCCTCGTATATCCAACGTCGCAGTCCTCGCACGAGAGTCCCTTGTATCCGACGGGACAACCGCATTCCTCGACTTCGACCGCCCTTGCCTTTCCAGTGTTATGCTTCTCCGCCGTATCGAGGGAAACCGAGGAGAGCCTGAAAGGAGAAAATCTCTTTCGTAGGGCTTTCGCAAAAGGCAGGgacgaaagaggagagagtTTTCGACTTACGCCGTCTCGTCGGTGTGGGTCGTGTAAGTGGCCTTGATCTTGATAGCTCGTACGTCCGCCAGTGCCATTAAAAGATGTTCCCTGTCGGCGGTGGTTCCGTCGGCACGTTGCCAATATTGCTCGAGCAACGGAACGGTGAACGATTGTTGAGAATTAGGCTCGGGAGATTCTCGCGAGTAATAGAGCAATTTAATGTCGTTGGCCTGTGTCGAAGCAGAGGATCGCGTATTAGCGAGAGCACGTACGTCCAACGAATATATAGATCCAAGGCTAAGAACAAAGGATCGATCCTCGAATCGATCCCTTACTTACGCTGATCAATTCGACGTCGGCGGCGTTGTTTCTCGAACTTTGACCACCGGGCGATGGGACGTATCGGACCGTGTATTTGAGATGACCACCGTACGACGTTATCTGATCGCCGAGGAATATATTCGGCAGTTGCCAATAATAGACGTCGTTGTTACCGCGATTATGAAAGTCGTTGTAGACTATTTCGCGATTGATCGTGTCGAGGCGAATGCCATCCGATATCGGTGGTGCGTCGGGTGTTTTCGACTCGGTCAGCGTGAAACCTCGCAAGGAATTCGTGAACGACACGTGAATCtgaagagaggagaaacgaaagatcgtAGATCGTAGACGAGGATCGCGTCAGGCGATACGTAACGACTTCGTAATTAAACTCGTTCTCATTACCTCGTTTCTGTACCAATTGGACGAGACGCACTTGTTCGTAATACCCATGCAAAAGCAACTTATGCATCCGAATTGATTCCTAAAGCCCAGGTTGAATGTATTTGCCTTGCATTGGTTGCACGTCAGGCCCGTTGCGTATAGCTAAACAGAGTACACGCGAGGACGTTAAACGTCGCGTTACTGCTTCGCCGTACGACCGACCGAGCGCGTCTTCGGCTCGGTCCGTCTTCGTTGAGAATAAAAACGGACGATTTCTCGTGGCAAATTGGACGAAGTACTTACGTTTTTCGTACCGACGAGgatcgagaaaaatcgaacGCATTAAGAATAAATACAGACGATGAATATCGAGGACGGGCGAATGAGCTAAAGAGGAGTCTTCGaaggaaacgatcgaaataaatgcGATACCTTGCAACGACACTTTCCGGTATAGGGGTCGGCGTTCGGAGTGAGGCTACCATCGGGATCGCATTGTTGAACGGGTACGCACATGTCGCCGGGAATGAGAGGATTTCCTTGATAGCCGATGGCACATTGTTCGCATCTACGACCGACGTATCCAGCCGGACAGTCGCACGTAGGCTCGCCGTCCGATCCGAGATGACAGGTCCGAGTGAATCTGAATGATCGGTCACAGAACGTTATCGATATCGTCGCGACGCGGTCGCGGATTCGAGATCGTGAAAAAAGATCGTCTCCTTACTGGTTCGACGGATTGGTCAGAGGACACGGACAAAGCTGGCAAGGTATGTTCCTCGAAGGATCTCCGTAGTAGCCCGGGGCGCAGGGTGGATCGTCTCGGTAACATTGTCCAAGCCACGGTCCGCTCTCGCGCCTGAGGAATCCCGGTGCACAGTTCTCGCACGAAAGCCCGGTGTATCCTTGCGACAATTAATGCAGACGGTTAACGATCGTGCGTTGCGTTCGCTCGAGGGGACGTCGTTTAccgacgtacgtacgtaccggTAGGGCACTGGCACTCCTCCACGAAGGACGCGGATCCCAATCCGGTATTGCGCGCGTCGGCGGTGTCCATTACGATGTCGGTGATGCGTACGTCCAACTGCGGGGAATCTTCGTACTTCGCTCTGAACGAGAGGAAGGAATCGAGCGTAAGAAAGATTCGAGCGGATCGCGAAGGATAAGATCAAAGGATCGAAAGgatcttctcctttcttacGTACTTGATGAGAATATTGTCGACGTTAGCCAGCGTCATCATTATTTCTTCCCTAGATGCGAGCACCTCGCTGTTACCTTGACGCTTGTACCACTCGCCGTAGAAAAATCTAACGGTTTCTTTCGTCTCGTAGTCGGGCGGTATGTGATGGCCTTTGTGAACGAGCACGTACTTGTTGCCGGTAAGAATGACCGAGGGCGCGTCGTTCGGCGCACCGTTGCCGTTGTAATGGATCGTATAAGTCAAATAACCGCCGTAAGACTTCAATTGGCTGCCGTGATAGTTCTCGGACAGGGCGTAATACGGTATCCTGTGCGTACTCATCTCGTTGCTGAAGGATTCGAGCAATTGAATGCCATCGCGGCCGATCGGTCGAACCTCGGATATTTGATCCTTGATGTCGCCGAACAAACGTATCTCCGATTCCGTTTGTACCGATACGATTTTGTGACTTTCGAACGGCGGCGGGATCTGATAAGTGAACAGA carries:
- the LOC122627787 gene encoding basement membrane-specific heparan sulfate proteoglycan core protein isoform X34, which produces MKRNRVLLRSALLFLLIGADLLVSASENDDLVFDQDGKQSSLEIPLIEKHEERSIFHRIKRSFFSFFDPFVSTPVATNTSAATIDNGTGGSATGTTTVSSPTHLRGNEGTVRLVDDKNNTDVSKPRKGGPNLERLIRNSQEEYVDDKQQENEIGEAAEGRRQSQNYVNSDDEDLVASGEIEGSATDSDVSQPVTEGQKIEGKARLYRITLTVGEPYRREYADRNSREYKELSGNLTQALEELYARRIPNYDHMANVIKVSPTSDAFTSQVTLDIGSTFTDELEIRDILEKQLQYHSLGSIQVGPEGFTFRHFLVEKENVLPECDQSSELTCRNGACVPLDSRCDGTEQCEDGSDELDCHSTLRPTTTHVSESEEERWSLPTEITGDVEEPTETAVARAKGEEEDSTLRAASNKCRADDVVRCQDGSRYICSVQRCDGVPDCEDGADEVGCPHSGCKFGEFACDVRRCILESQRCNFVEDCQDGSDEHDCNYPACTSNQFKCRNGECIDGSKHCDGVLDCRDRSDEYGCLTTCSSDQFRCIDGICLSIDKRCNGVADCRNGEDENQCGCGQDQFQCRTGDCIRNDQRCDGRIDCEDGSDEPSECDATTLEPEGPGARPMPGRCPAGQFQCVLDKACVPHSSVCNGVPECRDASDENNCDYTIEEECSLDEWRCENGGCIYLHQRCNQLVDCTFDESDELGCNYTLGRENNGTCEPHEWRCNNGQCIPLSRRCDKRVDCLTDTSDEFDCSYDPRPTGGSTELNLKTYPSEQVIKENPAKQGREVVFQCRDEGPLRARVHWLRDNDLPLPPASRDLNGRLEIPNIQLDHAGTYICEAVGYPPSTPGSRLSVNLTVEKFEEPATRPPQVCQYDQATCSNGDCIPKSYVCDGKFDCTDGSDEMRCSPHGCEPNEFRCNNKQCVSKLWRCDGERDCADNSDEEDCAPAPPGSPCRYHEFACASYNQCIPKIYHCDRERDCLDGSDELGCSPVYIVKPPPPMVVLEPGDLMVLTCTAIGVPIPEINWRLNWGHIHSKCSTTSVNGTGTLTCPDIQPEDSGAYSCEALNVVGFVIAQPDAILVVKGPKGICPKGTFNAEARSVDECISCFCFGVATECRSANLFTYQIPPPFESHKIVSVQTESEIRLFGDIKDQISEVRPIGRDGIQLLESFSNEMSTHRIPYYALSENYHGSQLKSYGGYLTYTIHYNGNGAPNDAPSVILTGNKYVLVHKGHHIPPDYETKETVRFFYGEWYKRQGNSEVLASREEIMMTLANVDNILIKAKYEDSPQLDVRITDIVMDTADARNTGLGSASFVEECQCPTGYTGLSCENCAPGFLRRESGPWLGQCYRDDPPCAPGYYGDPSRNIPCQLCPCPLTNPSNQFTRTCHLGSDGEPTCDCPAGYVGRRCEQCAIGYQGNPLIPGDMCVPVQQCDPDGSLTPNADPYTGKCRCKLYATGLTCNQCKANTFNLGFRNQFGCISCFCMGITNKCVSSNWYRNEIHVSFTNSLRGFTLTESKTPDAPPISDGIRLDTINREIVYNDFHNRGNNDVYYWQLPNIFLGDQITSYGGHLKYTVRYVPSPGGQSSRNNAADVELISANDIKLLYYSRESPEPNSQQSFTVPLLEQYWQRADGTTADREHLLMALADVRAIKIKATYTTHTDETALSSVSLDTAEKHNTGKARAVEVEECGCPVGYKGLSCEDCDVGYTRAMEGLYLGICEPCNCNGHSSQCDPESGLCENCADHTTGEYCERCEPGYEGDATRGTANDCTRRTDPVQCTCNEAGSRSASCFGGRCECKRNVEGPECNRCRPSTFGLSAENTDGCNECYCSGVTKQCHESSLYVQQIPIWVYDSHHGFTLTDDTRQDVIDDGFDLNVAMNEIGYRYPDNRSRRLFWSLPSAFTGNQVKSYAGSLTLTQHITAQPGAQSYKDQDILLVGNGITLFWTNPTDVLPDIPLTYSVPLRESEWKRLTTAGPRSASRTDMMTVLSNIEAILVRASHSEKMTATYISDISLDTAVENFTGHRRATQVEACRCPAGYVGTSCETCARGYYRDTSDRAFSVLGSCNPCPCNNNEENCEINRSGHVKCNCLPGYAGQNCQDVVEYPPTIPPPTPTITPPRIVVFVQEPEFQIVHTGNTVRYHCSGRSLDNGSLYIRWEKEGGQLPSGRSIDDSHGVLIIRDVKVSDSGIYVCQVSDGINIGIKKVTLTVGAFPKSLLEIPGANPVKPRVVIMPPYLEVKEGEPVEFHCDANGNPPPQVEWIRLHGSISSESSFHNGVWRLPAASRNDAAEYKCIAKNNVGVEEKTTILYVRENPEGPPATGLAPIITPAEWIGSIGDVVRLTCTPSQSANLTWTRSDGLPLPYSATQRDGILTINNPTINDSGLYVCIAVSYKGTETNSTARITIIPRRDPPTVKVKPERQIISQGTSTEIRCVTSGEAGLQVKWNKFSETMNSNVQQVGDTLRIINAQVSDRGVYICRVSSPIGSYEASAIVEVEPREVPVLELYPKDIQPVTLGGSADLQCRAIAGLPLPEIHWSRQDGRSFAPNIEQLPGGLLRLSNITINDGGSYVCSATNEVGSASEIAHIEVQSIPVITIEPRTGILQVKLGDRVRLTCSAVGHPQPNVAWSKHVNGLATYDAYSKTAATPLSAVYEIFSVSSDDEGSYSCQASNSVGIVEDRVQIRIEDNDIDSTPCRGDMTCDNDNRRPPTQDPRYPYQGGVLIPEDFLRIPNSGKVEMRCQVIAPDGDQIYLDWKRSDHRALPKGSTVHNGVLSIPTVDKNAAGEYICLGLNPAGTVIFKAKSHLEIISPPRIELNPTRQTVGPGKNPSITCTATGDEPLHIQWEAIGRPLPYSVSNDNGVLQFHGITYSDAGKYVCKATNEAGTAEAVAEVIVNEHSYDDTSIRATQRDITTYPGNSVRLRCEIREHAVIEWSREGQFLPLHGRIGEDYLELTQVKPEDSGRYICQIRNSHGVSSDYINLNVILVNLLADCMPVYRSQCRPGEYKCYSQQCIHLDYFCDGYAQCNDGTDERFCRIPQYRQFLQRRRAAVAPALTIEASQDPVNIGDTVDIRCACSGIPSPHYRWSRPNHPDLPANAQTYENILRLSNVAVSDSGTYKCTVMTPQGIFEEDFNLIVHGGHNDGPAIETKLAPYGSSIEMDCHVDLEPPVKFQWNKLGGLLSLDTETYQNTLKLKNVKAEDAGTYICIANNDKVNLEVPTVLVVTGVVPNFSQAPESYIALPPLPDSYLKFNIEISFKPENYDGIILYNAESNHGNGDFILLSLVGGYPQFKFDLGSGSAVILADKSVTLGQWHTIKIQRVRKEVTMLVDGQGPYRGVSAGRRQGLDLKGPLYIGGVPNHSIVIKEAVSNIGFIGCISRLVIGEKEIDLIGDQTGNVGITTCETCAENPCNNGGVCQEAATKNGYMCLCRAGFNGKHCNFVGQSCYPGACGEGKCVEKEAGFDCYCPYGKTGPRCERSVKIYEPAFNDDKAFIAHDTPKALRRLKIAMNFNPTDEGDGILIYCSQSEEGLGDFAALIIKNKHVEFRYDIGSGMATLRSNYIVQPGTWTYVTINRDFKEAKLSVNGEPFIEARSPGGARTMTLNTPLYIGGVDRRKITLNKNLNVDRNFHGCISELEVASVSLEILKSATDMANIEDCSMLHPNQTIPRTTLITPPPTNPPTTLYDPCASSPCIHGFCQSLDSREYSCTCEYGYAGRNCENVLKQCEVYAPCRNGGTCTDLHGSYKCDCRLGFNGQTCEKLADITYDIAFKGDGWLELERSVMTHEEEREVLGFEISTNKTNGLIMWHGQTPNDLNPDDYISLAVVDGYVEYQYNLGSGPAVIRVTAQRVDDGERHRIILKRQGSDGSIELNGEHTESGLSDGLQQILNTRGSVYLGGVPDYAMTYGRYHEGFSGCIYTLEVQDSGAIDIGEKAIRGKNVSPCTRVRWIPSSLVFTDADADIFDAFVPPPPVNIIHPKPAANVATCNIKSYLLLIVLQHLIALKIESRNLIVVCTLFYIGAINTS